In Vibrio sp. 10N, the following proteins share a genomic window:
- a CDS encoding RNA polymerase sigma factor FliA, whose amino-acid sequence MNKALTYDQHANLSGQQAFLEKYSVLVKRIAHHLIGRLPPNVLVEDLIQAGMIGLIEAQKNYDGSKGASFETYAGIRIRGAMLDDIRRGDWVPRSVHRHSRDISQAISVLEVELNRDPTDMEVANHLGMSLEQYHKALSDINCSKLVGIEDLGISEDSVSVADEEDNSPFQGVADDAFREALIESIKSLPEREALTLSLYYDEELNLKEIGEVLGVSESRVSQILSQSMQRLRTKLSAWTDNN is encoded by the coding sequence GTGAATAAAGCTTTGACCTATGACCAGCATGCCAATTTGAGTGGTCAGCAAGCTTTCTTGGAGAAATACTCAGTATTGGTGAAACGAATCGCTCACCACTTAATTGGGCGTTTACCACCTAACGTGTTGGTTGAAGACTTGATTCAGGCTGGGATGATTGGCCTGATTGAAGCACAAAAAAATTATGACGGTAGCAAAGGTGCAAGCTTTGAGACCTACGCTGGCATTCGTATTCGAGGTGCGATGCTGGATGATATTCGTCGTGGAGACTGGGTGCCGCGTTCGGTACACAGGCACAGCCGTGATATTTCGCAGGCAATTTCGGTATTGGAAGTGGAGCTCAACCGAGATCCAACTGATATGGAAGTGGCCAACCATTTGGGAATGAGCTTGGAGCAATACCATAAAGCTTTGTCAGACATTAACTGCTCAAAACTTGTTGGCATTGAAGACCTTGGCATTTCTGAAGACTCTGTATCTGTTGCAGATGAAGAAGATAACTCACCTTTTCAGGGTGTCGCAGATGATGCATTTCGCGAAGCGTTAATAGAATCAATAAAATCGCTCCCGGAGCGTGAAGCGTTGACGTTATCCCTGTATTATGACGAAGAGTTAAATTTGAAGGAGATAGGTGAGGTATTGGGTGTCAGCGAATCGCGCGTTAGCCAAATACTGAGTCAATCCATGCAGCGTCTTCGAACCAAGCTTAGTGCTTGGACTGATAATAATTAA
- a CDS encoding MinD/ParA family protein: MTNNMIHDQASGLRRLTKPTLTKVISVTGGKGGVGKSNVTLGLAICMARQGKKVMVLDADLGLANVDVMLGIRPKKNLGHVLAGECDLKDAIVEGPHGIKIIPATSGTQSMTELSHAQHMGLIRAFGSLEEEMDVLLVDTAAGISDMVVSFSRAAQDVVVVVCDEPTSITDAYALIKLLSREHQVQRFKVVANMVRSYREGRELFTKLTLVTERFLNVSLELVACIPLDDKVRQAVKRQKIVVDAFPRSPAALAMSSLANKALTWPIPKVPSGHLEFFVERLLNRPQVLEEPFGE, translated from the coding sequence ATGACAAATAACATGATACATGATCAGGCCAGTGGCCTAAGACGTTTGACTAAACCAACTTTAACGAAAGTTATCTCTGTCACTGGTGGCAAAGGCGGCGTTGGTAAATCCAACGTGACGCTTGGATTGGCGATTTGTATGGCGCGCCAAGGCAAAAAAGTGATGGTTCTCGATGCCGACTTGGGTCTTGCGAATGTCGATGTCATGCTTGGCATTAGACCAAAGAAAAACCTAGGTCATGTGCTGGCGGGCGAATGCGATCTTAAAGACGCCATTGTTGAAGGTCCACACGGCATTAAAATCATTCCTGCCACATCCGGTACCCAAAGCATGACGGAGTTAAGTCATGCGCAGCATATGGGGCTTATTCGCGCTTTCGGTAGCCTAGAAGAAGAAATGGACGTGCTGCTGGTGGATACCGCAGCGGGTATTTCTGACATGGTCGTGAGCTTTTCACGTGCGGCGCAAGATGTGGTTGTCGTGGTATGCGACGAGCCAACGTCGATTACCGATGCCTATGCGTTGATTAAACTGCTTAGCCGCGAACACCAAGTGCAGCGCTTTAAAGTTGTGGCGAATATGGTGCGTAGCTATCGCGAAGGCCGAGAATTGTTCACAAAATTGACCCTAGTCACAGAGCGATTCCTGAATGTGAGCCTTGAGTTAGTCGCCTGTATTCCATTAGATGATAAAGTGCGACAAGCGGTGAAGAGACAAAAAATTGTCGTGGATGCGTTCCCACGTTCACCCGCAGCGTTGGCGATGAGTTCGCTGGCGAATAAAGCGCTCACTTGGCCAATTCCAAAAGTGCCAAGTGGCCATTTGGAATTCTTTGTCGAGAGATTACTCAACAGACCCCAAGTATTAGAGGAACCGTTTGGTGAATAA
- the flhF gene encoding flagellar biosynthesis protein FlhF, giving the protein MKIKRFFARDMRQALLQVKEELGADAVIMSNKKVAGGVEIVAAIDGDTAQPERQMGSNALAAPARSALPNYGRDLKDDVVNLQKSSAAPNGSTPPSMTDRFANMLKSYRGNDNEQSKPKNTPPDSLSALLERQSERSKSAGDARSTSDGYQNSDRLQYAQQNRSETAFRDRQDSARPSYRSDDSYLENARETRRPSSGRDGKFGEELEAMKEDMSSIRRLLEHQVSGLMWQEVERREPLRAMLIKRLERMGISPELSDQLACYIPEDTPPQKAWKALLSLVSDQIVISKQDILRKGGIVALLGPTGVGKTTTVAKLAARAAMEYGSDNVALVTTDTYRIGAHEQLSIYGRIMGCPVRVAKDSEELADVLYQLRNRRLVLIDTAGMGQRDVRLSEQLDTLMQESGEVIHSYLVLPATAQRQVLQETLDHFRRIPLSGCIMTKLDESLSLGEFISVVVQNALPVTYIANGQRVPEDIVIAQPKYMVAKANELLEKSTENEPHFWNSDMEGV; this is encoded by the coding sequence TTGAAAATTAAACGATTTTTCGCCAGAGATATGAGGCAAGCTCTGCTACAAGTTAAAGAAGAACTTGGCGCAGATGCGGTGATCATGTCGAATAAAAAAGTGGCGGGCGGCGTAGAAATCGTTGCTGCAATCGATGGCGATACTGCGCAGCCAGAACGTCAAATGGGTAGCAATGCACTCGCTGCACCAGCACGTTCGGCCTTGCCGAATTACGGTCGTGACCTTAAAGACGATGTGGTAAACCTGCAGAAAAGCAGTGCCGCACCTAATGGCAGCACTCCACCATCGATGACCGATCGTTTCGCCAATATGCTTAAAAGCTATCGCGGTAACGATAACGAGCAAAGCAAACCAAAGAATACGCCACCCGATTCACTTTCAGCGTTACTAGAGCGTCAGTCGGAGCGCAGTAAGTCTGCGGGTGATGCCCGTTCGACGAGTGATGGCTATCAAAATAGTGACCGCTTGCAGTATGCGCAGCAAAACCGTTCTGAGACCGCTTTTCGTGATCGCCAAGATAGCGCTCGCCCCTCTTATCGCTCAGACGACAGCTATTTAGAAAACGCTCGAGAGACACGCAGACCAAGTAGCGGCCGTGACGGCAAGTTTGGCGAGGAGCTCGAAGCGATGAAAGAGGATATGTCCTCGATTCGCCGTCTACTTGAGCATCAAGTTTCCGGATTAATGTGGCAAGAAGTTGAGCGTCGTGAACCGCTGCGCGCCATGTTGATTAAGCGCCTTGAGCGCATGGGAATCTCCCCTGAGCTTTCTGACCAGCTGGCTTGTTATATTCCAGAAGACACACCGCCACAAAAAGCGTGGAAAGCGCTGCTGTCTTTAGTTTCCGATCAGATTGTTATTAGTAAGCAAGACATTCTCCGCAAAGGCGGCATTGTCGCGCTGCTTGGCCCCACGGGCGTGGGTAAAACCACCACGGTCGCAAAACTTGCTGCGCGCGCGGCGATGGAATATGGCTCAGACAATGTCGCCCTAGTGACGACAGATACTTATCGTATCGGCGCTCATGAGCAGCTATCGATTTACGGTCGAATTATGGGCTGCCCAGTAAGAGTTGCTAAAGATTCTGAAGAATTGGCCGATGTACTCTATCAGTTGAGAAATCGACGTTTGGTGTTGATAGATACTGCCGGCATGGGACAACGTGACGTGCGTTTGTCTGAACAGTTAGACACTCTGATGCAAGAAAGTGGTGAAGTGATCCACAGTTACCTTGTTCTTCCTGCCACAGCGCAGAGACAAGTACTGCAGGAGACACTCGATCACTTTAGACGCATTCCGCTATCTGGTTGCATTATGACTAAGCTGGATGAGTCGTTGAGTTTGGGTGAGTTTATTAGTGTCGTTGTACAAAATGCACTGCCGGTGACCTACATTGCGAATGGTCAGCGAGTACCGGAAGACATCGTGATCGCGCAGCCAAAATACATGGTTGCGAAAGCCAACGAATTATTAGAGAAGTCGACAGAGAATGAACCTCACTTCTGGAACAGTGATATGGAGGGGGTTTAG
- the flhA gene encoding flagellar biosynthesis protein FlhA — translation MKLTLPFTDKLPNIPRRALPAIGAPVMVLAALAMIVLPIPAILLDLFFTFNIALAMVVLLVSVYTRRPLDFAAFPTVLLIATLLRLALNVASTRVVLLYGHEGGSAAGNVIEAFGNVVIGGNYAVGLVVFMILMIINFMVVTKGAGRISEVSARFTLDALPGKQMAIDADLNAGLIDQDQARLRRFEVTKEADFYGSMDGASKFVKGDAIAGILILFLNIVGGLSIGMMQHSLGFTDALQIYTLLTIGDGLVAQIPSLLLSIAAAIMVTRQNTDEDMGQQVVFQLFDNPKALTITAGILGVMGIVPGMPHFAFLLLAALAGGGAYWMHRKQQAKEDDKNLPAEVGANSNDPAAPPKELSWDDVQPVDVIGLEVGYRLIPLVDRDQGGELLERVKGVRKKLSQDFGFLIPAVHIRDNLELTPNSYRITLMGVAVGEAEIRPDQELAINPGQVYGLIDGEQTIDPAFGLEAVWIQEAQREHAQALGYTVVDSSTVLATHLSQLLTNNAAQLLGHEEVQNLLEMLGRSAPKLVEDFVPEQLPLGTVVKVLQNLLHEAIPIRDIRTIVQTLAEYSGKSQEPDVLTAAVRISLKRLIVQEINGIEPELPVITLIPELEQILHQTMQASGGESAGIEPGLAERLQASLTQATQEQELKGEAAVLLTSGVLRSTLAKFVKNTIPNLRVLSYQEIPDEKQIRIVQAVGN, via the coding sequence ATGAAATTGACGTTACCTTTTACCGATAAGTTGCCGAACATTCCGCGTCGTGCGCTACCCGCTATCGGTGCACCGGTTATGGTGCTTGCCGCGCTTGCGATGATTGTATTGCCGATCCCGGCAATTTTGCTCGACTTGTTCTTCACGTTTAACATCGCATTGGCCATGGTGGTCTTGCTGGTGTCGGTCTATACCCGTCGTCCTCTCGATTTTGCTGCGTTCCCTACGGTACTGCTGATTGCAACGCTGCTGCGTCTGGCATTGAACGTGGCCTCTACTCGTGTGGTATTACTTTATGGTCACGAAGGGGGCAGCGCAGCCGGTAACGTGATTGAAGCGTTTGGTAATGTGGTTATCGGTGGTAACTATGCCGTCGGTCTTGTGGTGTTTATGATTTTGATGATCATTAACTTCATGGTTGTTACCAAAGGTGCGGGACGTATTTCTGAGGTAAGCGCTCGCTTTACACTTGATGCCCTACCAGGCAAGCAGATGGCGATCGACGCCGACCTTAACGCCGGTCTCATTGACCAAGACCAAGCGCGTCTGCGCCGTTTCGAAGTGACCAAAGAGGCCGATTTCTACGGCTCGATGGATGGTGCGTCTAAGTTTGTTAAGGGCGATGCAATTGCCGGTATCTTGATCCTGTTTTTGAACATCGTCGGTGGTTTAAGCATCGGTATGATGCAGCACTCTCTTGGGTTTACGGATGCGCTGCAAATCTATACTTTGCTCACCATTGGTGATGGTTTGGTTGCCCAAATCCCGTCTCTACTATTGTCTATTGCCGCCGCTATCATGGTGACCCGTCAAAATACTGACGAAGACATGGGGCAGCAGGTCGTATTCCAGCTATTTGATAACCCTAAAGCACTAACCATTACCGCAGGTATCTTGGGTGTGATGGGTATTGTGCCGGGTATGCCGCACTTTGCCTTCCTTCTTTTGGCGGCCCTTGCGGGTGGTGGTGCGTACTGGATGCATCGCAAGCAACAAGCCAAAGAAGATGACAAGAACCTTCCTGCCGAGGTGGGTGCGAACAGTAATGACCCTGCTGCACCGCCTAAAGAGCTGTCTTGGGATGACGTTCAACCTGTTGATGTTATTGGTCTTGAAGTGGGTTATCGCTTAATTCCATTGGTAGACAGAGACCAAGGTGGTGAGCTGCTAGAGCGAGTGAAGGGCGTGCGTAAAAAACTCTCCCAAGATTTTGGCTTTCTTATTCCCGCAGTACACATTCGTGACAACTTGGAACTTACGCCTAACTCTTACCGAATTACCTTGATGGGTGTCGCGGTGGGTGAAGCGGAAATTCGCCCGGATCAGGAACTTGCCATTAACCCAGGGCAAGTTTATGGCCTGATTGATGGTGAGCAGACTATTGACCCTGCATTTGGCCTCGAAGCGGTTTGGATCCAAGAAGCGCAGCGAGAGCACGCACAGGCGCTGGGTTATACCGTTGTTGACTCATCGACTGTTCTTGCTACTCATTTAAGTCAGCTTTTGACCAACAATGCAGCGCAGCTATTGGGTCACGAAGAAGTCCAGAACCTTCTGGAAATGCTTGGCCGAAGTGCACCGAAACTGGTGGAAGATTTTGTCCCAGAGCAGTTGCCATTGGGTACCGTGGTCAAGGTGCTGCAGAACTTGCTGCATGAAGCGATCCCTATCCGCGATATTCGTACCATCGTCCAAACTTTGGCGGAATACTCCGGCAAGAGTCAAGAACCTGACGTATTGACGGCTGCCGTTCGTATCTCACTCAAACGCCTGATTGTTCAGGAAATCAACGGTATAGAGCCAGAACTTCCAGTGATTACGCTGATACCTGAGCTGGAACAAATTTTGCATCAAACAATGCAAGCGTCTGGCGGTGAATCCGCTGGCATTGAACCTGGATTAGCCGAAAGACTTCAAGCTTCGCTGACACAAGCGACTCAAGAGCAAGAGCTAAAAGGAGAGGCAGCTGTGCTGCTAACATCGGGCGTATTGCGTTCGACGCTCGCTAAATTCGTGAAAAATACCATTCCGAACTTACGAGTCTTGTCGTACCAAGAAATCCCTGATGAAAAACAGATTAGAATCGTGCAGGCCGTAGGTAATTAA
- the flhB gene encoding flagellar biosynthesis protein FlhB, producing MAESDGQERTEDATPQRLKQAREKGQVARSKELASVSVLIVGALSLMMFGEGLARALFSSMSRLFTLTREEIYDPTKLFDVVLGALSSLLLPLTLILVVLFVAALIGAAGVGGISFSAEAAMPKMSKMNPLSGVKRMLGMQSWVELIKSILKVALVAGMAFYLVNASRADLFQLSMEVYPQNIFHALDILLNFILLISTTLLIVVAIDIPFQIWQHANQLKMTKQEVKDEYKDTEGKPEVKGRIRMLQREAAQRRMMAEVPQADVIVTNPEHFSVALRYKQGQDKAPIVVAKGVDHMALKIREVAREHNIYVIPSPPLARSLYHTTELEQEIPDGLFAAVAQILAYVYQLKQYRKKGGQRPKLQNDQMTIPKDMRY from the coding sequence ATGGCAGAATCCGACGGCCAAGAACGCACCGAAGACGCCACCCCCCAGCGGCTTAAACAAGCTCGCGAAAAGGGGCAGGTGGCGCGCTCCAAAGAGTTGGCCTCTGTCTCGGTCCTGATAGTTGGTGCACTTTCGCTGATGATGTTCGGCGAGGGGTTAGCGCGGGCGCTATTTAGCTCGATGTCGAGGCTATTCACCCTAACCCGCGAAGAAATCTACGATCCCACCAAGCTGTTTGATGTGGTACTCGGTGCGCTGTCGAGCTTGCTGCTGCCATTGACGTTGATTCTGGTGGTGCTGTTTGTTGCTGCGCTTATTGGTGCGGCTGGCGTTGGAGGCATCAGTTTTTCTGCGGAAGCGGCGATGCCGAAGATGTCGAAAATGAACCCACTTAGCGGTGTAAAGCGTATGCTTGGCATGCAAAGCTGGGTGGAGCTGATCAAATCGATTTTAAAAGTCGCCTTGGTTGCCGGAATGGCGTTTTATTTGGTGAATGCCTCTCGAGCGGATCTATTCCAGCTCAGTATGGAGGTGTACCCACAAAACATCTTCCACGCGCTGGATATCTTACTTAACTTTATTTTACTGATCAGTACTACGCTGCTTATCGTGGTGGCGATAGATATTCCATTTCAGATTTGGCAGCACGCCAACCAACTGAAAATGACGAAACAAGAAGTGAAGGACGAGTACAAAGACACCGAAGGTAAACCCGAGGTGAAAGGGCGTATTCGTATGCTGCAACGTGAAGCAGCACAGCGCCGAATGATGGCAGAAGTGCCTCAAGCGGACGTTATTGTCACCAACCCTGAGCACTTCTCCGTGGCACTGCGCTATAAGCAAGGCCAAGACAAAGCACCGATTGTGGTCGCAAAAGGTGTGGATCACATGGCGCTGAAAATTCGTGAAGTGGCAAGAGAGCACAATATTTACGTGATTCCTTCGCCGCCATTGGCGCGCTCGCTTTATCACACCACTGAACTTGAGCAGGAAATTCCCGATGGGCTGTTCGCCGCGGTGGCGCAAATACTGGCCTACGTTTACCAGCTTAAACAGTATCGTAAGAAAGGCGGACAACGACCGAAGTTGCAAAATGACCAGATGACCATCCCGAAAGATATGCGCTATTAA
- the fliR gene encoding flagellar biosynthetic protein FliR has product MEYPASDVLDWLANFFWPYVRISAMLMVMSVTGANFVSPRIRLFLGLALTLAVSPSIPAIPQTIELLSFQGFLTVAEQILIGTAMGMVTVFMVQTFVMLGQILGMQSSLGFASMVDPANGQNTPVLGQLFLFLTTMFFLATDGHLKMIQLVVMSFKTLPVGSGHLSSADFREMAGWLGIMFQTALSMALAGIIALLTVNLSFGVMTRAAPQLNIFSLGFAFALLIGLMICWYIMAGLYSHYQLYWLQVEGQVCRLIDLAC; this is encoded by the coding sequence ATGGAATATCCAGCGAGTGACGTCCTCGATTGGTTAGCTAACTTCTTTTGGCCTTATGTACGCATTTCCGCCATGTTGATGGTGATGTCGGTTACAGGGGCGAACTTTGTTTCACCTCGCATTCGACTGTTCTTAGGGCTCGCGTTGACGCTGGCGGTGTCTCCATCCATCCCCGCTATTCCGCAAACTATCGAGTTATTGTCTTTTCAGGGATTTCTTACCGTTGCTGAGCAAATACTGATTGGCACTGCGATGGGTATGGTAACGGTCTTTATGGTTCAAACCTTTGTAATGCTTGGTCAGATCTTGGGTATGCAGTCGAGTCTCGGCTTTGCCTCTATGGTTGATCCTGCGAATGGCCAAAACACACCGGTACTGGGTCAGCTGTTTCTGTTTCTTACGACGATGTTTTTTCTTGCGACTGATGGCCACCTTAAGATGATCCAATTGGTGGTGATGAGTTTCAAAACCTTGCCTGTTGGCTCGGGACATCTCTCAAGTGCGGATTTTCGCGAGATGGCCGGATGGTTGGGAATCATGTTCCAAACGGCATTGAGTATGGCATTGGCCGGGATCATCGCTCTGTTAACGGTAAACCTTTCTTTCGGCGTAATGACTCGTGCGGCGCCGCAACTAAACATCTTCTCGCTCGGCTTCGCGTTTGCGCTACTGATCGGTTTGATGATCTGTTGGTACATCATGGCGGGGCTGTATAGTCACTATCAGCTCTATTGGTTACAAGTAGAAGGTCAGGTGTGTCGCTTGATCGATCTCGCGTGCTAG
- the fliQ gene encoding flagellar biosynthesis protein FliQ: MTPEMFVELFRDALWMVLLLVCAIVVPSLLVGLIVAIFQAATSINEQTLSFLPRLIVTILALMAFAHWGTQMMMEFFYDIIERLPLVLW, translated from the coding sequence ATGACTCCTGAGATGTTTGTTGAACTGTTTAGAGATGCGCTATGGATGGTACTGCTGTTGGTGTGTGCCATCGTGGTACCGAGTCTTTTAGTCGGCCTTATCGTGGCCATCTTCCAAGCTGCAACATCGATCAACGAACAGACCTTGAGCTTCTTGCCTAGGTTGATTGTCACCATTTTGGCACTGATGGCGTTTGCCCATTGGGGGACGCAGATGATGATGGAGTTTTTCTATGACATCATCGAACGACTCCCATTGGTGCTTTGGTAA
- the fliP gene encoding flagellar type III secretion system pore protein FliP (The bacterial flagellar biogenesis protein FliP forms a type III secretion system (T3SS)-type pore required for flagellar assembly.) yields MTNWIRLFFACLMLVVAPLSAAEEALSTPIPSNAAPSSSVTVAEMRNDQGAAGTSSASAFGSGPGIPAFTMTTNPDGSEDYSVNLQILALMTMLGFLPAMVILMTSFTRIVVVMSILRQAMGLQQTPSNQVIIGIAIFLTFFIMSPVLNQVNDRAIQPYLNEQINAKQSFEQAQAPIKDFMLKQTRVKDLETFVEMSGSTAQNPEDVSMAVLIPAFITSELKTAFQIGFMLFLPFLIIDLVVASILMAMGMMMLSPMIVSLPFKLMLFVLVDGWNLILSTLAGSFAL; encoded by the coding sequence ATGACTAATTGGATCCGACTCTTTTTTGCCTGTTTGATGTTGGTGGTTGCGCCATTAAGTGCGGCTGAAGAAGCGCTGTCTACCCCAATTCCAAGTAATGCTGCACCGAGCAGTAGCGTCACTGTCGCTGAAATGCGGAATGACCAAGGAGCGGCTGGTACCAGTAGTGCGAGCGCGTTTGGCTCCGGCCCAGGGATACCCGCGTTCACTATGACGACTAATCCTGACGGCAGTGAAGACTATTCGGTCAACCTGCAAATACTGGCGTTAATGACCATGCTGGGCTTCTTGCCTGCTATGGTGATTTTGATGACTTCATTTACCCGTATTGTCGTGGTGATGTCGATATTGCGTCAGGCGATGGGTCTGCAGCAAACACCATCGAATCAAGTCATTATTGGTATCGCCATCTTTTTGACCTTTTTTATCATGTCGCCAGTGCTTAATCAGGTGAATGACAGAGCGATCCAGCCATACCTCAATGAACAGATCAATGCCAAGCAATCCTTTGAGCAGGCTCAAGCGCCGATCAAAGACTTTATGCTGAAACAAACCCGCGTAAAGGATTTAGAGACGTTCGTTGAAATGTCGGGCTCTACTGCGCAAAATCCGGAAGACGTTTCCATGGCGGTACTGATCCCGGCGTTTATTACCTCAGAGCTAAAGACCGCATTCCAGATTGGCTTCATGCTGTTTTTGCCGTTCTTGATCATCGACTTGGTGGTTGCATCGATTTTGATGGCGATGGGTATGATGATGCTCTCGCCGATGATCGTTTCATTGCCGTTTAAACTGATGCTGTTTGTGCTGGTGGATGGGTGGAACTTAATTCTTTCCACCTTAGCCGGCAGTTTCGCCTTGTAG
- the fliO gene encoding flagellar biosynthetic protein FliO: MTLNRRLSSMVGTALFLASGMTYAAPEVSPNGGSPFDFAATLGSLVLVIAVILGLAWVLKRMKVPSLVNQQGLKIVRQIPVGTKERIAIVEAGEEQFLVGITAQSIQLISKLEKPLEESEITQPAFASQLSKIMKKQTQND; this comes from the coding sequence ATGACATTGAATCGACGTTTGTCGTCCATGGTTGGGACGGCGCTGTTTTTGGCTTCTGGGATGACGTATGCCGCGCCCGAGGTATCGCCAAATGGGGGCTCGCCGTTTGACTTTGCGGCGACGCTTGGCTCACTGGTGTTAGTGATTGCCGTTATTTTAGGTTTGGCATGGGTGTTAAAGCGCATGAAGGTGCCTTCTCTGGTCAATCAGCAAGGGCTTAAAATCGTACGTCAGATCCCCGTTGGAACCAAAGAGCGTATTGCGATTGTAGAAGCGGGTGAAGAGCAGTTTTTAGTGGGCATTACCGCTCAATCGATTCAACTGATCTCAAAGCTAGAGAAGCCACTCGAAGAGAGTGAGATAACTCAGCCAGCGTTTGCCAGTCAGCTGTCGAAAATTATGAAAAAGCAGACTCAGAATGACTAA
- the fliN gene encoding flagellar motor switch protein FliN has product MTISDDQKLADEWAAALGEDPMAPDVDVDEVLAAPLDELEDSPAPISDDERRKLDTIMDIPVTISMEVGRSQISIRNLLQLNQGSVVELDRIAGESLDVMVNGTLIAHGEVVVVNDKFGIRLTDVISQTERIKKLR; this is encoded by the coding sequence ATGACAATCAGTGATGACCAAAAATTAGCGGATGAATGGGCAGCGGCGCTGGGCGAAGATCCGATGGCCCCAGATGTGGATGTCGACGAGGTTTTAGCTGCGCCACTGGATGAGCTAGAAGATTCACCAGCGCCAATTAGCGACGATGAGCGCCGTAAGCTTGATACTATCATGGACATTCCTGTCACCATTTCGATGGAAGTAGGACGCTCGCAAATCAGTATTCGTAACTTGTTGCAACTTAACCAAGGTTCAGTGGTAGAACTTGACCGAATTGCCGGTGAGTCACTGGATGTCATGGTAAACGGCACTTTGATTGCGCATGGTGAAGTGGTGGTGGTCAACGATAAGTTTGGTATTCGCTTAACTGACGTGATTAGCCAAACAGAGCGCATTAAGAAACTTCGTTAA
- the fliM gene encoding flagellar motor switch protein FliM: protein MTDLLSQDEIDALLHGVDDVDEVEDELDQNPADVVHFDFSSQDRIVRGRMPTLELINERFARHMRISLFNMLRKTAEVSINGVQMMKFGEYQNTLYVPTSLNMVRFRPLKGTALITMEARLVFILVENFFGGDGRFHAKIEGREFTPTERRIIQLLMKTVFEDYKEAWSPVMGVEFEYLDSEVNPSMANIVSPTEVIVVSSFHIEVDGGGGDFHVVMPYSMVEPIRELLDAGVQSDKMETDVRWSSALREEIMDVPVNFRVNLLEKDVSLRDLMELQAGDILPIEMPENATMFVEDLPTFRVKMGRSGEKVAVQVSEKIRRPDVVKTDLAFLGKDIMAELEHVEDLDQE from the coding sequence GTGACCGATTTATTAAGCCAAGATGAGATTGATGCGCTACTGCATGGAGTGGATGACGTCGATGAGGTAGAGGACGAGCTGGATCAAAATCCGGCGGATGTGGTCCATTTCGACTTTTCATCGCAAGACCGCATCGTTCGTGGTCGCATGCCAACACTTGAGCTGATCAACGAGCGTTTTGCGCGCCACATGCGCATCAGTCTGTTTAACATGCTACGTAAAACCGCCGAAGTGTCGATTAACGGCGTGCAGATGATGAAATTTGGCGAATACCAAAACACGTTGTATGTACCGACCAGTCTGAACATGGTGAGGTTCCGTCCGCTAAAAGGCACGGCACTGATCACCATGGAAGCTCGATTAGTCTTTATCCTGGTAGAAAACTTTTTTGGTGGTGACGGGCGTTTCCACGCCAAGATTGAAGGTCGAGAATTCACACCAACTGAGCGCCGTATCATTCAGCTGTTGATGAAAACCGTGTTTGAAGACTACAAAGAAGCATGGTCACCGGTGATGGGCGTTGAGTTTGAGTACTTGGACTCAGAAGTAAACCCGAGCATGGCCAATATTGTCAGCCCAACGGAAGTCATTGTGGTGAGTTCATTCCACATTGAAGTTGATGGTGGCGGTGGTGATTTCCATGTGGTGATGCCGTATTCCATGGTTGAACCGATTCGTGAATTACTCGATGCGGGTGTTCAATCGGACAAGATGGAAACCGATGTGCGCTGGAGCAGTGCGCTGCGCGAAGAGATCATGGATGTACCGGTGAACTTTCGCGTCAACCTTCTGGAAAAAGATGTCTCACTGCGTGACCTCATGGAGCTGCAGGCCGGTGACATTCTTCCGATAGAGATGCCAGAAAATGCCACCATGTTTGTCGAAGATCTGCCAACTTTCCGCGTGAAGATGGGACGTTCGGGTGAGAAAGTCGCGGTGCAGGTATCGGAGAAAATCCGCCGTCCAGACGTGGTGAAGACCGATTTGGCGTTCCTTGGCAAAGATATTATGGCCGAGCTTGAACACGTCGAAGATTTAGACCAAGAATAG